A window from Vigna angularis cultivar LongXiaoDou No.4 chromosome 7, ASM1680809v1, whole genome shotgun sequence encodes these proteins:
- the LOC108336845 gene encoding uncharacterized protein LOC108336845 — MAKLTQLCIREIVRLHGVPSSIVSNRDLWFRSRFLQSLQCELGSRLHMSFAYHPHINGQFNRTIQSLKDLLRICVLDHLGVWDKVLSLVEFTYNNSYQSSKGRVIRSRKFSLRYIGHCQILRRVGAMAYEIIMPPQLSNLHPLSHVSQLRKYVPNPFHALKVEDVHVRDDLLVEVQPVEIMESQTKQLRGKTINLVKVVYDRRRDDSTWQLEGAIESLILTYSLLSLTFEVENFCC, encoded by the exons ATGGCGAAGCTTACACAGTTGTGCATCAGAGAGATAGTGAGGTTGCATGGGGTACCATCGAGCATAGTGTCAAATAGAGATTTGTGGTTTAGATCCAGATTTTTGCAATCTCTACAGTGTGAGCTAGGTAGCAGATTACATATGAGTTTCGCATATCATCCCCATATAAATGGTCAGTTTAATAGAACGATCCAATCACTAAAGGATTTGTTGAGGATATGTGTATTGGATCACTTGGGAGTCTGGGATAAGGTGTTGTCATTGgtggagttcacctacaacaataGTTATCAGTCCAGCAAAG GTAGAGTCATTCGTTCTAGGAAGTTTTCTCTTAGGTACATTGGTCATTGTCAGATCTTGAGACGAGTAGGGGCAATGGCTTATGAGATAATTATGCCTCCTCAGCTGTCAAATCTACATCCATTGTCTCATGTCTCACAACTTAGGAAGTATGTGCCTAACCCATTTCATGCGCTTAAAGTGGAGGATGTGCATGTTAGAGATGACCTTTTAGTGGAAGTTCAGCCTGTCGAGATTATGGAGAGTCAGACGAAGCAACTTAGAGGAAAGACCATCAATCTAGTGAAAGTTGTCTATGATAGAAGGAGAGATGACTCTACGTGGCAGTTAGAGGGAGCAATAGAAAGTCTTATCCTCACATATTCTCTATTAAGTCTAACTTTCGAGGTGGAAAACTTTTGTTGTTAA